From the genome of Impatiens glandulifera chromosome 9, dImpGla2.1, whole genome shotgun sequence, one region includes:
- the LOC124914715 gene encoding calcium-transporting ATPase 4, endoplasmic reticulum-type-like encodes MGRGGQDFGSKEDLRSKSQEEVFPAWARDVKDCEKRYGVTRENGLSNEEVEKKRQIHGFNELTKHEGPSIFRLILDQFNDTLVRILLVAAVISFVLAWYDGEEGGEMEITAFVEPLVIFLILIVNAFVGVWQENNAEKALEALKEIQSEQASVIRDGKKIPNLPAKELVPGDIVELRVGDKAPADMRVLILISSTFRVEQGSLTGESEAVSKTTKAVSEDSDIQGKKCMVFAGTTVVNGNCFCLVTQTGMETELGKVHSQIQEASENEEDTPLKKKLNEFGEALTAIIGVICILVWLINLKYFLTWEYVNGWPTNFKFSFEKCTYYFEIAVALAVAAIPEGLPAVITTCLALGTRKMAQKNALVRKLPSVETLGCTTVICSDKTGTLTTNQMSVSKLVAIGDRANAVRTFNVQGTTYSPFDGKIQGWPVRRMDPNLQMIAKIAALCNDAGIEESGNHFVANGMPTEAALKVMVEKMGLPDGMDAGSSSVNGGLLCCCNSWNKHEPRVATLEFDRDRKSMGVIVGSTSGGRKSLLVKGAVENLLERSSFIQLLDGSIVTLDQSSRNTILKSLDEMSTSALRCLGFAYKEDLPEFSTYTGDEDHPAHQLLLNPSTYSSIESNLIFVGFAGLRDPPRKEVRQAIEDCRAAGIRVMVITGDNKNTAEAICREIGVFGQHEDITCRSITGREFMGLGDPKTYLRQSGGLLFSRAEPRHKQDIVRLLKEDGEVVAMTGDGVNDAPALKLADIGIAMGISGTEVAKEASDMVLADDNFSTIVAAVGEGRSIYNNMKAFIRYMISSNIGEVACIFLTAALGIPEGLIPVQLLWVNLVTDGPPATALGFNPPDKYVMKKPPRRSNDSLISAWILFRYLVIGFYVGIATVGVFIIWFTRDSFLGIDLSGDGHSLVTYNQLANWGQCPTWEGFKVSPFTAGSEVYNFDANPCDYFKTGKVKAMTLSLSVLVAIEMFNSLNALSEDGSLLTMPPWVNPWLLLAMSISFGLHFLILYVPFLAKVFGIVPLSLNEWLLVLAVALPVIFIDEVLKFIGRCTSGIRTSDARSTKQKDE; translated from the exons ATGGGAAGAGGAGGGCAAGATTTTGGAAGCAAAGAAGATTTGAGATCGAAATCTCAGGAAGAGGTTTTTCCAGCTTGGGCGAGGGATGTTAAAGACTGCGAAAAGAGATACGGGGTGACTCGAGAAAATGGATTATCCAACGAGGAAGTGGAGAAGAAAAGGCAGATCCATGGATTTAACGAACTGACAAAGCATGAAGGACCTTCAATTTTCAGGTTGATTCTGGATCAGTTTAATGATACTCTTGTCAGGATTTTGCTTGTTGCAGCCGTGATTTCTTTTGTCCTAGCTTGGTACGATGGGGAAGAAGGCGGTGAGATGGAAATCACGGCCTTTGTTGAGCCTCTAGTGATTTTCTTGATATTGATTGTGAATGCGTTTGTTGGTGTTTGGCAAGAGAACAACGCTGAGAAAGCACTAGAGGCTCTCAAAGAAATTCAGTCGGAGCAGGCTTCTGTGATCAGAGATGGCAAAAAGATTCCAAATTTGCCTGCCAAAGAGCTTGTTCCAGGAGACATTGTTGAGTTGCGGGTGGGAGACAAAGCGCCTGCTGATATGAGGGTTCTGATTTTGATTAGCTCAACCTTTAGGGTTGAGCAAGGATCCTTAACTGGGGAGAGTGAAGCAGTCAGTAAAACAACTAAGGCTGTTTCTGAAGATTCCGACATTCAGGGAAAGAAGTGTATGGTCTTCGCAGGTACTACTGTAGTCAACGGCAACTGCTTCTGTTTGGTTACTCAGACAGGGATGGAGACTGAGCTAGGTAAGGTGCACTCACAGATTCAAGAGGCTTCAGAAAATGAGGAAGATACtccattgaagaagaagttgaatgaaTTTGGAGAAGCCTTGACAGCTATTATCGGAGTAATATGTATTCTGGTGTGGCTTATAAATCTGAAATATTTCCTCACCTGGGAGTACGTTAATGGGTGGCCAACCAACTTTAAGTTCTCGTTCGAGAAATGCACCTATTATTTCGAGATTGCAGTTGCACTGGCAGTAGCTGCGATCCCGGAAGGTTTACCAGCTGTCATAACCACATGTTTGGCCCTTGGGACCAGGAAGATGGCTCAGAAGAATGCACTTGTGCGGAAGTTGCCAAGTGTTGAAACCCTAGGATGTACAACAGTCATCTGCTCGGATAAAACAGGTACTTTAACCACAAACCAGATGTCTGTATCGAAGCTCGTGGCCATAGGTGATAGAGCAAACGCTGTTCGGACTTTTAATGTACAAGGGACTACATATAGTCCTTTTGATGGAAAAATTCAAGGATGGCCCGTGCGAAGAATGGATCCTAATCTTCAGATGATAGCCAAGATTGCTGCTCTGTGCAATGATGCAGGCATTGAAGAAAGTGGGAATCATTTTGTTGCAAATGGAATGCCTACCGAGGCAGCTCTGAAG GTGATGGTCGAGAAAATGGGACTTCCTGATGGTATGGATGCTGGTTCATCCTCAGTGAACGGTGGTTTACTTT GTTGCTGCAATTCTTGGAATAAACATGAACCACGGGTCGCCACTCTTGAGTTTGACCGTGACAGAAAATCTATGGGAGTTATTGTTGGTTCTACCTCAGGAGGAAGAAAGTCCTTGCTTGTGAAG GGTGCAGTGGAGAACTTGTTGGAACGAAGTTCCTTCATTCAACTACTAGACGGTTCTATTGTAACGCTAGATCAAAGTTCTAGAAACACAATCTTAAAAAGTCTAGATGAAATGTCAACAAGTGCGCTACGATGTTTGGGTTTTGCATACAAGGAGGATCTTCCAGAGTTTTCCACTTACACCGGTGATGAAGATCACCCAGCACACCAACTTTTGCTGAATCCATCCACATATTCTTCAATAGAAAGTAACCTAATTTTTGTTGGTTTTGCTGGTCTGAGG GATCCCCCACGGAAAGAGGTCAGACAAGCAATTGAAGATTGCAGAGCAGCTGGTATTAGAGTTATGGTTATTACGGGAGACAACAAGAACACAGCTGAAGCTATTTGCCGTGAAATAGGTGTATTTGGACAACATGAGGATATAACTTGTAGAAGCATAACAGGGAGGGAGTTTATGGGTCTTGGTGATCCTAAAACTTATTTAAGGCAAAGTGGAGGGCTGCTGTTCTCCAGGGCCGAACCAAGGCATAAACAAGACATAGTCAGATTGCTTAAAGAAGATGGTGAAGTTGTTGCCATGACTGGGGATGGGGTGAATGATGCACCTGCCTTGAAATTGGCTGATATCGGAATTGCCATGGGTATTTCTGGGACCgag gttGCCAAAGAAGCATCAGATATGGTTTTAGCTGATGACAATTTTAGTACTATTGTTGCTGCTGTGGGTGAAGGCAGATCTATTTACAACAACATGAAGGCTTTCATCAG GTACATGATCTCCTCAAATATTGGTGAAGTGGCGTGTATATTCCTGACGGCTGCTTTAGGCATTCCGGAGGGTCTCATACCAGTTCAACTACTATGGGTTAATCTTGTTACTGATGGACCACCTGCTACAGCTTTGGGCTTTAATCCACCAGACAAATATGTAATGAAGAAGCCCCCTAGGAGGAGTAACGACTCATTGATCAGTGCTTGGATTCTGTTCAGATACCTG GTGATTGGATTCTATGTTGGAATAGCGACAGTAGGGGTATTCATCATATGGTTCACTCGAGATTCGTTCTTAGGAATTGACCTGAGTGGAGATGGACATAGTCTAGTAACATATAACCAACTTGCGAACTGGGGTCAGTGCCCGACCTGGGAGGGTTTTAAGGTGTCCCCTTTCACAGCAGGATCTGAAGTGTACAATTTCGATGCTAATCCATGCGATTACTTCAAGACGGGGAAAGTAAAAGCAATGACACTCTCTCTGTCTGTCTTGGTAGCCATTGAGATGTTTAATTCCCTTAACGCCCTCTCCGAGGATGGGAGTCTATTGACAATGCCCCCATGGGTGAACCCGTGGCTACTCCTGGCCATGTCAATTTCATTTGGGTTGCATTTCTTGATACTCTACGTTCCTTTCCTGGCTAAAGTATTTGGCATCGTCCCTCTCAGTCTCAACGAATGGTTGCTGGTGCTGGCGGTTGCACTCCCTGTGATTTTTATTGACGAGGTTCTCAAATTTATTGGCCGTTGTACAAGTGGAATCCGGACATCTGATGCAAGATCAACCAAGCAAAAAGATGAATGA
- the LOC124914221 gene encoding probable NOT transcription complex subunit VIP2: protein MSGLLNSSLNGSATSLPDNNGRSLGTSFSPQSGAPSSVFHHTGTMQGLHNIHGNFNVPTMPGTLVSRNSSIMNNVPSSSVQQPSGSLSAARYTSNNIPVALSQMTTHGSSHGHSAVANRGGGMNVVGSPGYSSNGNGIGGSVSGILPNSTTIGNRNAVPGMGVSPMLGNNGPRITNSMGNIAVGGNIGRNMSTGGGINVPGLTSRLNLSANSGSGNLNVQGGPNRIMSSNVLQQAPQVMSMLGNSYQASGGPLSQNHVQGSLNSMGMMNDISSDGSPFDLNDFPQLTSRPGSAGGPQGQLGSLRKQGLGVSNIVQQNQEFTMQNEDFPALPGFKGGNAEYNMDLQQKEQAHDNAMSMMQSQHFPMTRSTGFNLAGTYSSHRPQQQQQPQQHLPSVTSSGVSFSSMNNQDMLHMHGSDMFQSSHAGYPSQASGAPGLGLRPLNSPNAMSGMSSYDQLIQQYQQHHNSSQFRLQQMTAATANQSYSREQGLKSMQATSSHVAASAAPDPFSLLGLLNIIRVRDPGLASLALGLDLTTLGLNLNSSENLHKTFGSPWVDEPVKGDPEFNVPQCYYAKQPPPFNSYFVKIPLDSLFYIFYSMPKDEAQLYAANELYNRGWFYHRDLRLWFTRVAKTEPLVKTNTYERGSYICFDPNSWETLRKDNFVVYYEMLEKRPALSQH from the exons ATGTCAGGGCTACTTAAT TCATCCTTGAATGGATCAGCAACCAGTCTTCCTGACAATAATGGTCGATCTTTGGGGACATCTTTCTCTCCCCAATCTGGTGCACCTTCTTCTGTGTTCCATCACACAG GGACAATGCAAGGACTACATAATATCCACGGGAATTTTAATGTCCCCACTATGCCTGGAACACTCGTATCTAGAAACTCTTCAATAATGAATAATGTTCCTTCGAGCAGTGTTCAACAACCTTCTGGAAGCCTTTCTGCTGCGCGATATACGTCGAATAATATCCCTGTTGCTCTTTCTCAG ATGACAACCCATGGAAGTTCTCATGGTCACTCAGCTGTAGCAAATAGAGGTGGTGGAATGAATGTTGTTGGAAGCCCGGGATATAGCAGCAACGGTAATGGAATTGGGGGATCTGTTTCTGGGATTTTACCAAATTCTACGACGATTGGTAACCGTAATGCTGTTCCGGGAATGGGAGTATCTCCAATGTTGGGGAATAATGGTCCTCGAATTACAAACTCAATGGGAAACATAGCTGTCGGGGGGAATATTGGGAGGAATATGAGCACGGGTGGAGGAATAAACGTGCCTGGTCTTACTTCTCGGCTGAATTTGTCTGCCAATAGTGGTTCAGGAAATCTAAATGTACAGGGTGGTCCAAACAGAATAATGAGTAGTAATGTTCTACAACAAG CTCCACAGGTGATGTCCATGTTAGGAAACTCCTATCAAGCTTCTGGAGGTCCCTTGTCACAGAACCATGTCCAAGGAAGTCTAAATTCAATGGGAATGATGAATGATATTTCTAGTGATGGGTCTCCCTTCGATTTGAATGATTTCCCTCAATTAACAAGCCGCCCCGGTTCTGCTGGAGGACCTCAAGGGCAATTGG GATCACTTCGAAAACAGGGACTCGGTGTCAGTAATATTGTGcaacaaaatcaagaatttaCCATGCAAAATGAAGATTTTCCTGCTTTACCTGGTTTTAAAG GTGGTAATGCTGAGTATAACATGGATTTGCAACAGAAAGAACAAGCCCATGACAATGCGATGTCCATGATGCAATCTCAGCACTTTCCT ATGACAAGATCTACAGGTTTCAACTTGGCAGGGACATATTCATCTCATCGACCACAGCAGCAACAGCAACCGCAGCAGCATCTTCCATCAGTCACTAGTAGTGGTGTTTCTTTTTCGTCTATGAACAATCAAGATATGCTCCACATGCATGGCTCTGACATGTTTCAATCTTCACATGCTGGATATCCCTCACAG GCGAGTGGAGCACCTGGTTTGGGTTTAAGACCTCTTAACTCTCCCAACGCAATGTCAGGTATGAGTTCATATGATCAACTTATCCAGCAGTACCAACAGCATCACAATTCATCTCAGTTTCGGCTTCAACAAATGACTGCTGCAACTGCTAACCAGTCATATAGTAGAGAGCAGGGTTTGAAATCAATGCAGGCTACATCATCACATGTTGCTGCTTCTGCTGCTCCAGACCCTTTCAGTTTGCTGGgtttattaaatatcataagAGTTAGGGATCCTGGTTTAGCGTCACTTGCACTTGGATTGGATCTAACCACACTTGGATTGAACCTTAACTCGTCAGAAAATCTTCACAAGACATTTGGATCCCCTTGGGTGGACGAGCCTGTGAAAGGCGATCCAGAATTCAATGTTCCACAATGTTACTATGCTAAACAACCACCACCATTCAAC TCATATTTTGTAAAGATCCCGTTGGACAGCTTATTCTACATCTTCTATAG CATGCCGAAAGATGAAGCGCAGTTATATGCTGCAAATGAACT GTATAACAGGGGTTGGTTCTACCATAGGGATCTCCGGTTGTGGTTTACTAGAGTTGCTAAGACGGAGCCATTGGTGAAGACAAACACTTATGAGAGAGGATCTTATATATGCTTTGATCCGAATTCATGGGAAACTCTCCGCAAG GATAATTTTGTTGTGTATTATGAAATGCTGGAGAAAAGACCAGCTCTATCTCAACATTAA
- the LOC124914194 gene encoding 3-ketoacyl-CoA synthase 3-like encodes MGTFPFFFIIIYVFPISYILFTILKFLDSKRRNQDCYILDYQCFKPSDDRMLTTDFSGDIIRRNKNLGLHEYKFLLRAMVSSGIGEQTYGPKMVFDAQETCPTLEHTTSELDEFFDDSIHKLLARSGVSPSEIDVLVVNISMLTSLPSMSARIINRYKMRQDIKVYNLTGMGCSASLISVNVIQNIFKTQKDRYALLVSSESLSPNWYTGNDRSMILANCLFRVGGCAVLMTNKSSLKHKAKLKLKTLARTHHGSKDESYNCCLQKEDEEGRKGFYLSKSLPKVATMAFVDNFKEIAIKILPISELLRFSLAMFIWKWFKNSSKGGGGSRPIINMKRGVDHFCLHTGGKAVIDGIGQSLNLTEYDLEPARMTLHRFGNTSASSLWYVLSYMEGKKRLKKGDKVFMISFGAGFKCNSCLWEVTNDLEDKNVWEDCIQRYPLKNLANPFLEKYGWINEEDDPTTFKFRD; translated from the exons ATGGGTACCTtccccttcttcttcatcatcatataCGTTTTTCCAATTTCTTACATTCTATTCACGATTCTTAAGTTCCTCGATTCTAAAAGAAGAAATCAAGACTGCTATATCCTTGACTACCAATGCTTCAAGCCTTCCGATGACAGGATGCTCACCACTGACTTTTCCGGCGATATCATCAGACGCAACAAAAACCTCGGACTTCACGAATACAAGTTCCTCCTCAGAGCAATGGTCAGTTCCGGCATTGGTGAACAAACCTACGGCCCAAAAATGGTCTTTGACGCCCAAGAAACCTGTCCCACCTTAGAACACACCACCTCCGAACTAGACGAATTTTTTGACGACAGCATCCACAAGCTCTTAGCAAGATCCGGCGTCTCCCCGTCGGAGATCGATGTTCTTGTCGTTAACATCTCCATGCTCACCTCCTTACCCTCCATGTCCGCACGTATTATCAACCGTTACAAGATGAGACAAGACATAAAg GTTTATAATCTCACTGGGATGGGATGCAGCGCAAGCTTGATCTCTGTAAATGTGATTCAGAAcattttcaaaacccaaaaggACCGTTACGCTCTTCTGGTATCATCGGAGTCTTTAAGTCCAAACTGGTACACCGGAAACGACAGATCGATGATTCTTGCCAATTGTCTGTTCAGGGTCGGCGGTTGCGCAgtcttgatgactaacaaatcaTCGTTAAAGCACAAGGCAAAGTTAAAGCTCAAGACTTTAGCTAGAACCCATCACGGATCGAAGGACGAATCATACAATTGTTGTCTCCAgaaggaagatgaagaaggTCGGAAAGGGTTTTATTTAAGTAAAAGCTTGCCCAAGGTAGCTACCATGGCGTTTGTGGACAATTTCAAGGAAATTGCAATCAAGATTTTACCCATCAGTGAGCTTCTCAGGTTTTCTCTGGCTATGTTCATTTGGAAATGGTTCAAGAACTCGAGTAAAGGTGGAGGAGGGTCAAGGCctattattaatatgaaaagaGGAGTTGATCATTTCTGTTTACATACTGGCGGGAAGGCGGTTATAGATGGGATAGGACAGAGTTTGAATCTCACCGAGTATGATCTTGAACCGGCGAGAATGACGCTTCACCGATTTGGGAATACGTCAGCAAGCAGTTTATGGTATGTTTTGTCGTACATGGAGGGGAAGAAGAGGTTGAAGAAGGGAGATAAGGTGTTCATGATTAGCTTTGGGGCAGGGTTTAAGTGTAATAGCTGCCTTTGGGAAGTGACGAATGATTTGGAGGATAAAAATGTATGGGAGGATTGCATTCAAAGATACCCTTTAAAGAATCTAGCAAATCCTTTCTTGGAGAAGTATGGATGGATCAATGAAGAGGATGATCCAACCACATTCAAGTTTCGGGATTAa